The genomic region attgggtggaagacaggaaacaccttggacaggccaccagtccatcacaggcaGACGcaaagacatacacattcacacctaggacTTATTTAGAATCTCCAggtggcctgactgcatgtctttggactgtgggaggaaaggggagcacctggaggaaacccatggagacaaggggagaacatgcaaactctacacagaagGGACCCTGGTCaaccggctggggaatcgaacccaggcccttcttgctctGAGACCCACATTTTAATGACAAAATCATAAGCATTATGTGCCATGGCAGTTTAACTTGAATAATGTTGCAATGCTCATTACATTTTTGTACCACATTTGTTAATATGCTTTCACTGTCTGTAATGGAGAATGAAGAATTTAATTCTAAAGAGATGGAATGGTTTGTATTATAGATTTTATTGCTGAAATATTAACAGTTAGTGACATGGTTAAGGCATACGCAAACAGCAAGATACCTCTGACATTTGTCCCTTTAAGAGCCTTAAGAAGTAACACATGTAAATTGCTATAACAGCATAACTGGTTTATTGCATCAgcaaatataaatgtaactctcaaatataaataaagcatgttaatgcaaaagaagagaaatccaaagtgtattaaaataataaagacCATAATTCTGTAAGTGCCACCAGATAAACCCACACTCAGCTCCAAATCAGTGTGAAAACCGTCAGGCTCGAGAGAAACAGTGGTAATGAATGTTCTGCTCTTACTAGTGCTGCCTTTTGAAATTCAAAAGTGGATTTGGTCAAGAATTAAAAACGTAAGCCTTCAGTGCATCCTTCCCATCCACGGACTCCACTGAGGCAACTATACTTGCATAATCGCACGTCACCTGGGTGAATCCTCTgtggaaagaaacaaaacatgttaaactatacacacttaaaaaaagatggttcttcaaaaggttctttagcaaagaaaatagttctatgtagaaccacaaacactaaataactttgcatggtgaaagcttcttcagattgatagggAATGTGCtgtgatggttctatatagaaccttttggaaaagggttctatgtaccATCCAAAATGGGTTcagctattgttatgatgtcaagcttgtacgAATAGAAGAACACATTCTGGTGCTGCAGAgaaactttttcaaaaaggttctatataatcGTATTCAACACGTTCTTCATCAAGAAGATGAATGAGGAACCATTTTACTATGCAATCTGCCAAATACTGATGCAACAACATAACCAAGCTTGGTAGCGAACTTTCTTTTGTACACTGTTAGTAATAAAGGTtcagtgcaggtacatttttcgttcgtcaagatacaaacaatgtaaacgcaGAGCAAAATTTAcaccagtggttttaaggtccaattgtgtaccttaagttTATCTAGGTGAAAAGTACAAATTCATACCCtaacttaatgttttaaaacaaaacactaaCATAAAAatcctggagatgagatggggtgtgtagAGTCAATACAACTTTACAGTACAACAAtaatctcagtggattatggtacaactactttccctgactaaaggtgctgagatgtaaCCTTGAGGgccccaccccagtgacagttctgAGAGTGTAGTGACTCTAAACAAATATCAGTCTCATAAGGTTGCCAGTGTTCTCTAAAGTTTGTAAACAGTAGCTACAAATAAAcatagcagacactcttatgcTTGTggatatattttggtttttctatCTGAATTTACATACCCAAATTatgaggcaaattattcagtaactgcatgaaataaatgtaaaggtttttttttttatacaatctcacctcaaattaacagaaaatgttatgatcataaacatattactatatgcttacaatttacagctgaaagccaaaaaagaCTCTTTTTGTAgtttataaatgtgtaaaatataatgcattttataaaaataatttttacagagcagatcacggaagagacgccatctgagATTCAGCTTATAGCTCAGATTTATGGAAAATGgttcgactttcagtagaaaaaaaatggtgagttcagcttcttctacttttagggtttaaaattacattacccatctatATGACTGGAAAGAATATGATGAAGAGCTGTGGTTCCAGAGCttaaaaagtaagaaaagactgttcttaaaaggttctttagtaaagggaaccAATATAGAGCCAATTTAtgatcaaatggttctttgcatggtgaaatagtactgcagactgatggagaatgggttgtatatggttctacatagcaccaaaaagggttcctctatggTTCCatgatctatatagaaccatacacaagcatctgaattaaaattaaagtaccCTCtattcatgcaaagggttctttgatcgATTCTCATTTTTATGAGAAATCATAAGACATTTAGCATAGAGAGACCTAAAAATCTATGAAACCTTCACACaacgctgttatatttttatgttactACGTACTGCAGGAACATATGCTGTTAGAGTTATAGACAGATTCCAGAAGGCTCTATTTCCAAACATCACAGCAAGTGCAACTCTGACCCACATTCCAGCATACTAGATACACATGCAAAGAGCAGAACAGCATTCCAATGTCCTCTACAGtgacaaataaaagaaagctcTTTATACATAATGAGTTTCTCTTTAAGCGagagttatttaaaaaaaacatcatgaccataatcacagccatgattattattattcttcatGTTAACGTGAACGTGAATGTTCAAcctgaaaagtgaaaaaacaaaaaaacaaaaaaaaaaaaaacaaacacaacatacaGTCGTagacaaaagtttgaacacatgctttattcattttctaagtgtaaataagttaacacatcctgtaTAGCCAACAAACATATGGCATTTTTTCTGCaaagtgcacagtttctgtttatttgctgagtgtaatatattgaaaaaataaacaagtataaaatgtgcctttacttttgcacaggcatcattctatgttttatattataggttaaattcagcaaatgaatggTAATTCTACATTTAAATGTTCCCTGTAGTgactgtgttcacttatttaggGCCATTGTGTGGTCAGAGCTGACTGCTGTGTAATGTCAGTAATACTGTACCTGGACATTGTGTGGGAGCCTCCTAGCAGGTGGTACTGGCTTTCGAGGGTCAGGCCTTTATCTCGGTCATTTCTCCATGTCAGTACTCTTAAAGACAAGTCACGAGATGCAGTGACCACCCGGAAGTTATCCTGCAAAATCAGGACAGTTGTAAATCCATTTGCTTTGTAACCTGATGCATATCGTGAGGTGAATGGTGAAGTCGACTTGAGCATGAGCTCACCACGCAGAGTGACACTATGGGCTGCAAATGGTCCTTAAAGTTAGCGATGAGGGCTCCTTTAAGGGTGTAGACCTTCAGATCGTTGCCATCTGTAACCAGAATGGTGCTGTTCCCTTTAGCTTGGAGAATCATGTCCGAATGCGAATGGCTTAAATCTAGTTTAAAAGACTCGACTTGCTGAGCTGAAACAgaacatcaaaacaataaataggGCTCAGATACAAATTCACAATGATGCAGTCTTCATTTATGGTTGTTAAATACCCTCActaactgtaaaaaaatggcTTTAGACTGTCTAAAGTGAAATTTCaatcaaaaatcaaatgtttacaGTTTTGAAGTCAATTAGCCAAGACAGACATCAGCCAAGTTTGGTGTTtgaattttgcttttttttcctagTTTTGCATTGGCAAAATATAGTTGTCTCTGGAAAAATTACATGgacccttcaatcatgcaaagtgttctttgagtgttcatacactcaccggccactttattaggtacaccttgctagtaaaaggctggacccccttttgccttcagaactgccttaattcttcgtggcagactttcaacaaggtgttggaaacattcctcagagattttggttacttatttgagttactgttgcctttctatcatctcgaaccagtctgcccattctcctctgacctcccacatcaacaaggcattttcgtccacacaactgccgctcactggatattttctctttttcggaccattctctgtaaaccctagagatggttgtgcgtgaaaatcccagtagatcagcagtttctgaaatactcagaccagcccgtctggcaccaacaaccacgccatgttcaaagtcacttaaatcacctttcttccccattctgatgctcggtttgcacttcagcaagttgtcttgaccaccttgaccactgagttgcggccatgcgattggctgattagctatttgtgttaacaagcagttgAACAGGTgtactacctaataaagtggccagtgcgtgtagttctatatagaaccgttttcattaaagaactcttgaaaaataatattttttaagtgtgcatgtTTCAAAAGAAacttaaatgtaaaaacatatcAGTCCCTTTTTTGGGGCATAAATAACGCTTGTCTGTCACAATCAAAGCAATAATAATGAACTTTTCTAATCATCTTCATGATTGGTTTGTGAACTTGTATTTAACCAATCAGGCTGCAAAAAACTCTCcaaatacaaaatcaaaagCATCTCACTCTTATTTAATTGTCTGTCTGCTGTTACTAGCAGCAGCTGGTACTGCAGGAAGGACATAAGCAGACATTAAAACAGATTGCAGATTACGCAGACAACACAGTGCTGACGTGCTGCGAGAAGAAGAGAACAGCATGCTCTGATGTTGAATTCCCTCATTTGGTGTGGAACACCATAAAAATGCTTTCTCACCACTAGCAAACTGAACCAGGGTTCACATGGATAGAGTACAGTTGGAGTGTTCACACCTGACAAAAATTAAACGAGCTAAAGAAAAGATCTGCACCAAACAAGGAAGCTGTGAAAGCATCCTAAGTGTCCATTAGCCTTGTAGTAGCtacagtgcaaaattaaagaacatGTGACACCACACATCTGGGCTGTGCTgatgaacacagaacctcagTCTCACTGCTGTAAGGTGACAGGCCTACCCTGTGGCTCCTCCTTGTATTTCGACTTCTTCAAGCTTAAATCGAAGACGGTGAGTGCTTTCTGGTTGCCCAGGCCTTCGCTGTGGATTACAGCCAGTCGAGCAGGCTGAGAGGGGAGAAACACTGCTGCGCTGCAGCCGCTGACCGGTAGATTTAGACACACTGTATCCTCATCCTTTACAGGGCAACAGACACTCTGACTCCAGAACACCTGACAGCAGAAAAACAGTTATTTACCCCACTCACAGATGCTAATATATTACCATATATACATCAATTACTCAACTCAAAAGATTATAGATGGGACACAGAGGTGTGAAATTTTCACAGACACAGATGATTCTAAGTACTGAACTACTAGCATGTGTTTTAATATGACACTAGCTGTATATAATAAAGCCCCAAATCCTACTCTGAATTTactttttacacagcactgtgaaaaacccccagaccacctttcatttatttcatttacagtcaaaatggccatttccTTCTTTCTGAAGAGATCAGGTATGAGAGATCTACTTGATAAGACCTCCTTGCATataggaagaggaaagtcagtGGAAGATCATTGCAAACCATGAACTTCCAAGATACAGAGTAAATGTGACTCTTAATAACAGtgaaagacctggtagacaccaaaactacccccatcagataaacagcactcaaagctctcatctttgacagagaggagaaaatcaagctgcttcagatctgaaaacatccacaggtgtttctgtccatccttccactgtgagaagacaactcagcgttatgggtctgaaaggatgtcgagctgtcaagaagcccttattGAGTAGGAAAAAGGAGgacatttgcaaatcatattAAGAAGCTGCTGGCATGGcaggtccagacctcaacatcactgaatgagtTTAGGATTacaagtgcaaccaacttctaagactgaagtttggaggtgtgaaaaaatatccctccaggtttctttgagaaactgagtctcctgaaaagaatggaagctgtaaaaaagataaagagtggacacactaaatactgaaaaaaatgatatgttcagttgttgaggcttctgtgtaattttctgtcaattatatgttttctactttttcctggctgttttgactgtaaattaaatcaaAGGAAGTAGGGTCGCTAACTTTATTTCAGTGTTGGACACTAAAAGTCAAGATTTGCTGTATAACGCACTAAGAAAACTTTGTCCAGATGAGAGCATATACACTGCTTTTGTATCATTTCCAAGGTGTGAAGCTGAGCCATGTGTAAGGGATCTGTGTACAGGAATGTCCCCTTCAAACAACAAAGGATGTTTGTTTTAACTCAATGCTTGTGTTAAACAAGATATTTGAAAACAGGGACTTGGAAAGGCATTTTAAGTCGAGGTTACTGAAGTCATTTGGTCAGAGTAGTTCAGAGTAGtatctgaaatatttttgtgGTTGCCATTCAATAATCCTAAAAGTATAAGATAGTCAAGCACCTGTGTCTCTATTAGGATGACATGGGGGAgaaaacatttctgaatttGAACTCTTGGAGACAATATCATCCCAGCTGTGTGGCCTTTAGTGTACCACTGTGGCCAGTTCAAATTAAGACCTTATTAAACCTGTAAGCTGTTAATCATGAGCATGAGTAAAACTAAAGGGCGATGTGACAGGCTTACCTTTGGGCTGAAATCAGAGCTCTCTTTTGAGGCAGTCAGTATCCATTTCTTATCAGGTGATGAGAGAAGAACATTTAGCCTGAATGAGTCACACACCACATGCCTCGATACTTCAGACAGCAGCGGAGAGCTCAGAGCGAGTAGTGAACCCAGAGCAGTTCccacctaaaaaaaaaacaaaacagtgtacAAAGTGACAGACTGCAGCATGAAGCATGTATCAATACCAGTGTTACTGTAACTTAGGTTTCTATTGTATTATTTACATTgctattcaaaagtttggaatcagaaaaatgtacaatttaTATGTTTCTATCTTTTACAAAgtagatttaaatattataaactaaaAACCCActtccaaaaacattgggacCGTAGATAGACtgcaaatgaaagctgaaagtAGTGATttgacaagacaagacaagagaaTCTGGAACAATGTCTGTGCATAAACGGCAaggtcaaaaacaaacaaacaaacaaaacccacAATACTGACCTTTGGACTCTcagacactgcattaaaacagacatgCTTCTGTAATTAATTGAACCAAATGGGTTTGGGAATATTTCAGAAAACCTCGCCAATAGTCAGTCACTCActgtatccacaaatgcaagataAGAGTATTCTATGCAAaacacatatcaacaacatttagaaacatctagaaactttaaaaaaaaatttgtgctgtggtctgatgagaccaccTATCAgattatttatggaaataatggacatcgTGTTCTCGGGGCCAAAAGGACAAGGACcttccagattgttaccagcgtaaAAGTAAAAACACATGCAGACATATTTATATTCAACAAAACAGTAAAGTTAATTTGTTGAAACATGGGGTTGGTAAACAGGTATTTTTAGTTATATGAATTTTCAAAGTTTTTTAGCAAAAAGAAGAAGCGATTAACTGGTAAACTATATATGCTTGTTTCATAGGTTGTCTGCCTTGAGATTTTAGCTGTTTTCAAATACGAGCCATTCTGGATATTGATTTAATTACCACTTCATTCTTGATATTATTCATATCTTGATGATTTTATAATCATCTTGCACTCTGTTTATTCTGAAATGTCTGAATTTATTTTATACCTATACTAAACTCTAAACTAGACTATTATATTAGGATTGATTTATACATGAACTTTTATCGTGATAACAAGTAATGCAATTTCCCTCCGGGCACAGTAAAGTTTTCTTTCTTACTtacttgcttgcttgcttactTCCTGACTTTctttccatctatccatctatctagtAAACATTGACATCCAAAATTATGCCTACAGGTTTCTTCACAATAGATACAGTAGAGTTAATATTAGATACCAGAGATAGATGATATTAGTGACGGTCAGTGGACGGTCAGCACTCACATAAGAGGCTAAGACATACATATtaggacaaacaaacaaacaaaaaaataaataaataaagaaatgcagTATAAAAGAATTCCCACACTCATATGAGTTAACAAAAGTCACTAACCTCTCATTATTTTAACAGTTCTTTCTCAGTATTTGACCAGGACACAAGTGTTCTTATTTTGGCTTTATTTaggtttttacatttacttgattcaatgtacattttaatcaaAGGTATGTACTCAAAGACAAAATAAGACATGAACAGTAGAATTTATAAAATAGTTCTAAAGCTCACCATGAGAAAAGAGCTTCTGTCCATGCTAAAGAAGAGTAGAGTGGACTGAGAGGAGCCAGAGGAATAAGAGGCCAGCTCCTCTCCCGTCTTCCCCTTCCACAGTTTAATTGTTCCAGTACTGTCAGCTGCGC from Pygocentrus nattereri isolate fPygNat1 chromosome 9, fPygNat1.pri, whole genome shotgun sequence harbors:
- the fbxw12 gene encoding F-box/WD repeat-containing protein 12 gives rise to the protein MDPLSLPLDCLISVFTFLDEDDLITASYVCKEWHEAAETPWLWRELCLHRWGFCNLSQLLSDADRYTWKRYYLRRSSLEMSMKSGRSGGDYTCKSLKGHKGRVISIAYLVENNTIQNSWNSAPIVCSASSDGTVKAWDIHKGVNLWSSSGQNPLTAMFTDPQQCVVGAADSTGTIKLWKGKTGEELASYSSGSSQSTLLFFSMDRSSFLMVGTALGSLLALSSPLLSEVSRHVVCDSFRLNVLLSSPDKKWILTASKESSDFSPKVFWSQSVCCPVKDEDTVCLNLPVSGCSAAVFLPSQPARLAVIHSEGLGNQKALTVFDLSLKKSKYKEEPQAQQVESFKLDLSHSHSDMILQAKGNSTILVTDGNDLKVYTLKGALIANFKDHLQPIVSLCVDNFRVVTASRDLSLRVLTWRNDRDKGLTLESQYHLLGGSHTMSRGFTQVTCDYASIVASVESVDGKDALKAYVFNS